CTCTTTGACCGAGTGCTGGGTCGGCTTGGTCTTCATCTCGCCCGCCGCCGGAATATAAGGCAGCAGGGTCAGATGAATGAAGCAGGCGCGCTCTGGGCCGAGTTCCTGCCCGAGCTGGCGAATGGCTTCGAAAAAAGGCAGGCCTTCGATATCGCCAACCGTGCCGCCAATCTCGCAGAGGACGAAATCGACGCCCTCGCCTGCGTCGGACAGGACGAAGTCTTTGATTTCATTGGTCACATGCGGAATGACCTGAATGGTCGCGCCGAGATAATCACCGCGGCGCTCTTTCTCGATAATGGTCGAATAGATGCGGCCCGTGGTGATGTTGTCAGACTGACGCGCGGAGACCCCGGTAAAGCGCTCATAATGGCCGAGATCGAGGTCAGTTTCTGCCCCATCATCGGTGACGAACACTTCGCCATGCTGGCGCGGGCTCATCGTTCCGGGATCAACATTCAAATAGGGATCGAGCTTTCGCAGCCGGACTTTATAGCCCCGCGCCTGCAGCAATGCCCCAAGTGCTGCGGAAGCGATACCTTTGCCTAAGGAAGACACCACGCCGCCAGTAATGAAAATATAGCGAGTCATGGGAATGCAGATTGCCTGATTCGCGACCCACCCCGATAGGGGGAAGTCAGGATTAATTTCGATTATTGTGGATCAGCCGGCTCAGCCAGTGGGTCGCCTGAATTTGTGTCGGTCTCCGGCTGCTCGGTCGCTGGCGTTTCGGCAGGATTAGCCGCGAGCGGGTCTTCGAGCAGGGTCTCGTCCGAATTCAAGATGTCATCCAGACCTTCAATCGTCAGCTCATCGGTCTCCGATGGCGTTGGCAGAGAATCTTCCAACTCGCGCTGAACATCTGTCAAACCACCGGCATTGTCCTGGGTTGCGAGCGTGGTGAGTGTGAGGCTCGAGATGAAGAAGATCGCACCAAAGATAATCGTCGTCCGCACCAGCGCGCCCTTGACGCCCGAACCGGACATCAGACCACCACCTGCGCCACCACCACCGCCGCCAATGCCCAGCGCGCCGCCTTCGGAGCGCTGCATGAGCACCACGATCACCAAAACGATCGAGACGAGAATGTGAGCGACGAGGATTACATTGGTCATGTCAGGTTCCTGAATCTCAAGCCGCGGGCCTTACGCCTTAATCACGCATTCGCCAACCCCCGAGGGTCAGTGAAAGCCGATCAGGTCAGGCGACCGCTGCTGCGTAAATGGCCATGAAGTCCTCGGCCTTCAAGCTTGCACCGCCGATAAGACCGCCATTGACGTTCTCGATGGCCAGAATCTCTGCGGCATTGCCCGGTTTCATCGAGCCGCCATAAAGAATGCGAATGTCGCGGCCCCGGTCTTGATAAAGTTCGATCAACAGGTCGCGAATGACGCCATGGACTTCCGCAATCTCTTCATTGCTCGGCACCAGGCCGGTCCCGATCGCCCAGAGCGGTTCATAAGCCACGACCAGGGTCTCATTCTCGCCGAGAGTCGGGACTGATTTTCGCAGGATCCGTACGACTGTATCCTTGGTTTCCCCGCGTTCGCGCTGCGCAAAGCTCTCGCCGACGCAGATGATCGGCGTGATCCCAGCCCGCAGGCAGGCATGAGCCTGCTCCTGTACATAGGCGCTCCGCTCGCCGTGCTCAGAGCGCCGCTCGGAATGGCCGACAATCACATAAGTGGCCCCGGCATCGGCCAGAATTTCCGCCGAGAGGTCGCCTGTGAACGCCCCGGACGCTTCCGGATGACAAGACTGAGCGCCGACCTGCAGACGGGCATCGGCCATCTCTTTCATCGGTACAATCAGCGTCGATGGCGGACAGATCAGACAGTCCGCATTGTCCGGATAATCACCAAGCTTCTCTGTTGTCTTTCGCGCCTCTTCCAGGCTCGATTTCAGGCCATTCATTTTCCAGTTGCCTGCGATCAGTGTACGCACCATACCAGTCACCATCTTGAACAAGTTTGAGCGCTCGCCTAGCAAGCTGTG
This DNA window, taken from Hyphomonas sp. Mor2, encodes the following:
- the secG gene encoding preprotein translocase subunit SecG produces the protein MTNVILVAHILVSIVLVIVVLMQRSEGGALGIGGGGGGAGGGLMSGSGVKGALVRTTIIFGAIFFISSLTLTTLATQDNAGGLTDVQRELEDSLPTPSETDELTIEGLDDILNSDETLLEDPLAANPAETPATEQPETDTNSGDPLAEPADPQ
- the tpiA gene encoding triose-phosphate isomerase, yielding MVRTLIAGNWKMNGLKSSLEEARKTTEKLGDYPDNADCLICPPSTLIVPMKEMADARLQVGAQSCHPEASGAFTGDLSAEILADAGATYVIVGHSERRSEHGERSAYVQEQAHACLRAGITPIICVGESFAQRERGETKDTVVRILRKSVPTLGENETLVVAYEPLWAIGTGLVPSNEEIAEVHGVIRDLLIELYQDRGRDIRILYGGSMKPGNAAEILAIENVNGGLIGGASLKAEDFMAIYAAAVA